A single Cucumis melo cultivar AY chromosome 4, USDA_Cmelo_AY_1.0, whole genome shotgun sequence DNA region contains:
- the LOC103499187 gene encoding auxin-responsive protein SAUR78-like, with amino-acid sequence MAKLGKLTKLKSAIKRWPSISKLSRTPTSSSSSAAAAVSSATLDNDNHHLHPVFVGRSRRRYLLSSDVVHHPLFQELVDKSSPNSEEEQGLVVSCEVVLFEHLLWMLENADTQLGSADELVQFYT; translated from the coding sequence ATGGCCAAGCTCGGTAAGCTCACTAAGCTCAAATCCGCCATCAAACGCTGGCCTTCCATCTCCAAACTCTCCCGCACACccacctcctcctcctcctccgccgccgccgccgtttcCTCCGCCACTCTCGACAACGACAATCACCATCTCCACCCCGTCTTCGTTGGCAGGTCCCGACGCCGCTACCTCCTCTCCTCCGACGTCGTCCACCACCCCCTCTTCCAAGAGTTAGTCGACAAGTCGTCCCCCAATTCTGAGGAGGAGCAAGGTCTTGTGGTCTCTTGCGAAGTTGTTCTGTTTGAGCACTTGCTCTGGATGCTTGAGAATGCCGATACCCAATTGGGGTCTGCCGATGAGCTCGTCCAATTCTACACTTAG